The nucleotide sequence CGCCATGGTGCGTGCCCGTGTGCTGGCACCTGCGCCAGACCCTCGCATTGTGGTGGTGGATATTGACGAAGCCTCATTGGCACGCATGGGCAAAGAGTTCGGCCGCTGGCCTTGGCCGCGAGATACCTTGGCCACTGTGCTGGAGCACATTGAGCGCCAGCAACCCGCAGCGGTGGTGTGGGATGTGTTGTTTTCCGATGCTGACCGCCTGAGTCCGGGGGGAGACGCGGCCTTCAATGAGGCCGCCAAGCGCAGCGTACATAGCCACTTCTCGGTGGTGCGCCTGCCACAGAGCAATGATGCGGACAGCCAAATCGGCAAAGTCGCCTTGCCCAGCCTGTGGCTAGCGCCCCATTTGCAAGCCCTGCTTGCGGAGCCTCGGAGCGCTCCACAGCCGTCGCTGCCTGCAGCCACTGTGGCCCTCATTCCCCCAGGGTTGCCGGCGGTAGCCAATGGGCGCTTGGGCTACAACAACGGCTATGTGGATGATGATGGGGTGCTGCGTCGCTACCGCTACTTCGAGCGACTGAGCGACGGCAGCGCCATCCAGTCCCTCCCCTTGAGTGTGCTGTCTGCTATAGATTCAGAAGCGGCTGGTGCATATCTGGTGGGCGCTAGCGAAAGAATAGGCGGCAAAGACGACCTCATCGTCTGGCCCAAGCGCGCGAACGCCTATCCCCACCTTGCGTTTGCCGATGTGTTCATGCAGGCAGAAGGCGAGCCGCCTTGGGTGCCGGTCCCCTCGTTGGCGGGCAAGGTGGTCATCATCGGGGCTACTGCACCGAGCCTGCACGATATCCACCCCACACCTTTGTCCAATATGCATGCCGGGGTGGACGCGTTGGCCGTGGTGGTGGACAACGCCATGAACCAGCGCCAACTGCGTGAGTTGCCACGCGGTTTGCAAGCGGCGCTGGCCATTGCCTTGTGTGTGGCCTTGGCCTTGTGGGTGCAGTTCAAGAGTGCGGCCTCTTTGGCACCGGCCCTGCTGGCCTTGCCGGCGGCTTTGCTGGGCGTCAGTTACCTGAGTTTGAATGGCTCCCCCGTGTTTGTTGACCTGCATTTGTCCGCAGCCCTAGGGCTGGTGTTTTTGGCGGTGCTGCGCTTTTGGAGTGCATTGCGGCGGGTGCATTGGTGCCTACCACCGCAGGGCGATGTGCTGGCGGTATGGCCCCTGCGACGCGATGCGGCTTGGCTGGAAGAGCCCTTGGACCGTCTGATCGATGCGGTAGAGCGCCACGCACCCGAATGCCGTGTGCTGGTGTGCGACTCCAACGTGGTCTGGCCCGCGACCTTGCGCTGGCCCGAACTCGCGCGCTTTGCGGCCGTGGTGGGCCCACCCGATGCGCTGCAGCGTGCGCTGCCTGCACTGACTCGCCAAACCCAGCGCCTGGTGCAGCAGGCAGGCCCGCTCTCGCTCTTGCCAATGGTTCCCGTCCACGCGGGTGGCGAAGCCGCCCTTTTGGCGGGCCGGCGCCTGCAACTGGCCCAGTACGCGTACCAAACATGGGCGACGTTCGGTGCGCTCGCCCCTCAAGCCCACGCAGTGCCGGCACCTTCAACACACAACAACCCAGGGAAAACCACATGACTCAAGCTCACAAGCGCCGATGCCCGAAAACCCTCTTGCGAACCCTAGGCGCCGTGGCCTTGGGCACGGTACTGGCGACGTCAGCCAGCGCCCAGGTAGCGTCCAGCCCAGGGGCCGGGCAGGCGCTCACTGCAGTCAGGGCCACAGAGCTGCGCGCAGACAAGCTGGGTTCAGCCGCCGTATTGCGCAATGTGCCTGCCGGCACCAGTTTGCGCTTGCTCAGCGTGGAGGGTGGGTGGGCTTTGGTAGAAGCCAGCGCGGTCGACAAAGCCGCAGCCAAACTGACCGGCTGGGTGCGCGCCAGTGCTATCGACCTGCAGGCGGGCAGCTCTGCAGCGTCTGGCATGCGCAGTGGCCGCGAAAGCGCTGGCAACACCGCATTGACCTTGGGGGTGCGCAGCTTGCCACCCCGGGTGAATCGGCACGCGCTGATCATTGGGGTGAGCCGCTACGCAGACACCAACACGCCGCCCTTGCCTGGCGCGCGCGTGGACAAAGAGTCGGCCACCCAAATGGCACAGGCCATGCAAGTGCCCGCAGGCAATATTCAGTACCTGCAAGATGAGCAGGCGACGGGCGACAACATCCGCAAAGCCCTGCGCGAGCTCACCGACAAGGTGCAAGACGGTGACCGGGTATTCATCCACTTTTCAGGCCATGGCACCCGCTACAAAGATGCGACGGCCGGAGGCTGCGTAGAAGCGCTGCTGGCCTACGACGGGGGCCAAAGCGGTACGCTCACCAACCACGAGATGGCAGAGCTGCTCAAGCCCATGACCAACAAGACCGACAAGTTGTTTGTGATGTACGACGCCTGCCACTCGGGCGGCGTGGTGCAAGCGGCCTCTAGCGTGCGCACGCGCGGGTTCACAAACGCCAATGACGATGGCCTGCTGCGCCCCAAGTTCGCCAAC is from Rhodoferax aquaticus and encodes:
- a CDS encoding CHASE2 domain-containing protein, which translates into the protein MHLWDRFSEAIGALPARRVTWGLVLVFALWVLLDVLVLKFTGGLTQSTYDAMVRARVLAPAPDPRIVVVDIDEASLARMGKEFGRWPWPRDTLATVLEHIERQQPAAVVWDVLFSDADRLSPGGDAAFNEAAKRSVHSHFSVVRLPQSNDADSQIGKVALPSLWLAPHLQALLAEPRSAPQPSLPAATVALIPPGLPAVANGRLGYNNGYVDDDGVLRRYRYFERLSDGSAIQSLPLSVLSAIDSEAAGAYLVGASERIGGKDDLIVWPKRANAYPHLAFADVFMQAEGEPPWVPVPSLAGKVVIIGATAPSLHDIHPTPLSNMHAGVDALAVVVDNAMNQRQLRELPRGLQAALAIALCVALALWVQFKSAASLAPALLALPAALLGVSYLSLNGSPVFVDLHLSAALGLVFLAVLRFWSALRRVHWCLPPQGDVLAVWPLRRDAAWLEEPLDRLIDAVERHAPECRVLVCDSNVVWPATLRWPELARFAAVVGPPDALQRALPALTRQTQRLVQQAGPLSLLPMVPVHAGGEAALLAGRRLQLAQYAYQTWATFGALAPQAHAVPAPSTHNNPGKTT